From the genome of Triticum aestivum cultivar Chinese Spring chromosome 1A, IWGSC CS RefSeq v2.1, whole genome shotgun sequence:
CTGCATGCTCTGGTTGACCTCATGCAGTCTCCTCACGGTTCTATGGGCGCTTCTCATTGCTCTGCTTAGTAAGGACGGTGTAGAGTTCTTTGTTTATTTTTTGGAACTCTGTATTTATCTTGGAATGTCCTTATTAATTTGTCTTTCTGTTGGCAGCAACGGTACTTCATGCCAGCTTCAGAACACCTAATTTGAAAGCACGTCTGAATACGTTCAGAGAGGAATTCCGAGCAGTTTGGCGGAATTATAGTGAGCTCTAGAGCTCCCTCAGTTTCAAGGTTGGTTCCTTCATGCCTGTTCAGGACAAGCATAGGTCTGTTTTATACCCAAAACCATTTGCATGCACCAGGTGACACTCATTTTCCCATGTGTGTATGTTCAGGTGATAAGATGTGCTTAGCGCTGAAGCTTCCCTGCTGTCTGTGCATTGTGTCTGTGGGAGATGTACAAAGGTGATACGCAGTTGTGATTACTGGCTCATTTGGAGGTGGACCAGGACCGACTCTGTAGGTGATGCTATGCCTCGGTCCGCAGTCCTCCGTATCACAGTAGTTGTTCCTTTGGACTTCTCCCTATATAACCAAAGCTTTGGAGGAAGAACAGCATGTAAAGGATGTAAACAAAGTATTCTGATCTAGACAAAAGCATATGTTGTTTGTTGATACGCCTGCTTCATGCCTGTCTATACTTTGAAAACCGTTCTGGCTATATTATCCGCTAAGCTTCGATTTAGCATTCCTCGTGACTCGAATATGTTGATACATCTGCCACTGCATTGATATTTTAGAATGTCTAGATGGATCCAGTGGATTAGTAATTCGTCAGAATCAGTTCTGTGAGCCGTCACCGTGTGTCTCAAAGGACGTTAAGAGTATCCTAGTGACATGTCATACGATACTATGACGATGAAGAGAACCCAATTGTACATGCCCTAGCTTGCAATATCCCATATAGCAGCAGTATCATCTGCTCTTGCAGCTATTCATTTCACTCACAGGCCCCGTTCAACGAGCTAAATACTGATGGCCACAGTAATTTCACACGTCCAAACAGCCATTCATGACCTGTTAAGTTTGCTTTGGCATTGCTTCAAGCGTTGTTTTAGTCTGATTGAAATGGGCACAGTAGGTCATTCTTTTTTGCTGAGTGTTAACTGACAAATACGCACTAAAAAAATCTGAAAGACACTTTGTGAACAGATAACTTCATGTATACAGAGAAAAAAATATTCACTTAAAAAATAAACTGTTCTTCATGAGAAATGTGGAGAGTTCATATACTATTTCAATATAACCATACAAAAATGGATAATTACAAAATGATAAGAATAGAAAGTATATTACAAAGGACAAAAGTCCAGAATATGGCAGCACAATCTTAAGTACTCCCAATATGGCAATCCTCAAAAATTAGCATATACGATTCCCAATGGTAGAGCAGAGTCTGCGCCAAAATTGAATGGTCCGATTATGTATTAAAGCTTCTATCACCAGCATCTCCCAACCCGGGAACTATGTACCTGTGGGTACAAATCAACAACCTTAGTCATTGCTCCGCTTGATTGGTAATGCGTTATACTGAATAATGGAGATTCGATGTACACATTTTACAGAATGAGCATTGAATGGCTAGAAGTTTAAAACAGTACCCTCTCTCGTCTACTTCAGAATCGATCATCCCTGCGTACACATGGAGCCTGGAGACAAGAAACAGAGTAAACAATAGGAGCTTGATATACACATGTGCATGGCTTATGATCTATTCTTACCCAGGGAACTTGTTGCTGAGCTTTTGTAGCGCAGGAGGTGCTGCAACAGCTGATACCTGCATCATAAGAACAATAGGTGTTAGTTGATTTGAACGAATAATTGAGAAATAAATACAGAAAAATTCCATGAACTTACAACTTTAATTTGTTTGCTTGTAACTCCACGGTCAACCAACAAGTCAATAGCAGCAACGATTGTCCCACCTAAAGGCATACAAGTTGAATGTATAATCATTGTATTTATGTGTTAGTATACCAGCCATTCTGCTTACATGAATCAATCTATAACTTTTGTTGTCTCTTTTATTACTAAAAATAAGCATTCTTTCTTTATCTTTCTTTCTTTGAGGAGATTAATGTTCTGTTACTTGACATGATAATTAACATGTAAATGAAGGAGAACTAGAAACATATTGAAATTGGATGGTATTCAAAATGAACTTCTTTTCACTTATTAGTGAAGAGGATCACACATGAAGAGTGTTAGGCAGAAACTGTATTGTTTAGGTAAAGCTGATTGTTACCAGTGGCCAGCATTGGATCAATAACTAGCACACGAGTCCCCTCTGGAATCTTTTCTGGCAAGCTGCATTAAATGAgataaaggaaaagaaaggaagaaTATGAGACTACTTGAATTCACATAGGTGATTAATTTATTCCCTAAGGGTAGAAGAAATagaattactactccctccgttccataattatTGTCGTGGTTTTGGTTCAAATCACGACAacaattatggaacggagggagtaactgaaATGGAAGTAAAAAACTACGTAGTACGCATTATCAAGGTAAGGTTGGTTTCACAATTTAACCATACCACTCTACTAAATAGCAATGAAACCCCTGTTTTGTAATATTTGCATGCCTTACTGTGTATTGTAAAGACTTGCATAGGTAAGTACATTCATATCAAGTTCCAAGACAAAATACTGacttaagtactccctccgtcccataatataagagcgttttttacactgcactggtgtcaaaaacgctcttatattatgggacggagggagtagttcagtaGGGACTCATATATCGAAGGTCAAACATAATCATGCGTCTGCCTGATGCCTAATTAAAAAGTACTACATAGATATTTAAATAAGCGCTTGCAAGATGAAAAAGCATTTAGCACATACTTGTTGAGATATACCGAAGGTTGAAGTGTTTCTTCATCCCTACGAAGTCCTTCATGTTCAATGAAACGGGCAGATAAGAATAATGGTACATAGCTCTCAAGGCACATGGCgtaattgacaaagaaaatactaacGCATTGGATTCACGAAGTTTAGCTTTACTATAATTCCACATGCTCTAAGGAAATATATTTCTTATTTTGGTTGGAAACAAACATTGTGCATATTTCAAACATTATGCATCTGACCAAAACCTTGTGCACATTAAATCCATAATATCCAGCATCGGTATTTAGAGAAACAAAACAAATCAGCTAAGATTACTGGAAATGGGCCATGCAGCCAATGTAAGCAATATGTTAACATAAAGCTAATTGACATTTTCAATAAAAAACAATGTTTGACTGCAATTTATGCAAACAACTTACCAAGGTGATAAGTCTTGGTGGCTGGCAAAATTGATGAAGCGTTTTCAGCTAGAGCAAGACCAGCTCTCAGAATTGGAACAACCTGTTATACACGCTAATGAAAAGAGTAAATATACTCATATACAATACAAACCAAATGCAATAACTAGTGCTAAGAAATAGACTTACCATAACAGGCTCCCTTGGATCAATGAATTCAACACTTGAAACAGCCACGGGTGTTTGGATTTCTCCTGTGATTGTAGGCTGCAAGTGTTTCAAACAGTTTAGCACCATGCCATTAATTCTCTCTACAGTTAAATGTTTAAAAGTACATGCAAAATAGGTTGGATAAGAAGTGGGGATGGAAATATTATGAGCTACTATGATCTATAAATTCAGGTATTACTGGCATTCATCATTCAGCCAGGTAACAACATTCAATGCCATTTCAAAACTGCCTGACACTGGTGTCACTCTCACGGAATATTTTTCATTGCCGTGCTTTACAAATGTAAGATGATCAACGGATAATTCCGAGCCATGCAAGATTTCCACTCACCAGCCAATCCCTGCAGGCTTCATATATGAGGAGACGACCAAGCTCTGCCATAGCACTCCCTACAACAAGTTACAACAACCATCTCAATTTATAACCGTGCAAACTTCAGCAAAACGCTTCTTATATACGGAAGTCAATCAACAACAAATTGCCGCCAGCAGGTTGGGTTCAATTGCAACATGGAAGCCATTTCGGAGGCACTCACGGAAGACGGCGCAGGGCGTCTGCTCGTTGCGCAGGACGGAGACCCAGTGTTTTATCAGCGGGTGCGGCGGGACGAACACCTGCGAAACAAACACACCAAGCGCCACTGAGCGCGCGCGCACGCACGTGCAAACGAATAAACCGAGCCAGGCGGAGGCATCGCCGTCGAGAGGAGCCAGATCCGCACCAGCATCTGGCCGCCGGAGGCGGGCGACCGCGACGAACCGGTGGCGGCGTCGGGGCTCGCCGCCCTCGCCACCGCCAGAGACGGCCGGGGCCTGCGGACGAGCAGCGGGGCCGGGGCGGCGTGGCGCGCGGGTTCGACGAGCGCGCGGGAGGCGAGGGAGCAGTAGGAGGCTTGCACGAGGCGGCGCGGTGCGCACGGGCGGCGATGGAGGGGCGCTCCCGCGGCCGCGGCCGTGGCCGTGGCGGGCGACGGCATCGCGAGGGCGGTGCGGAGTGCGGATGGAATGGATGCGGGCGAAAGCGAGCGCAGTGACGGGTGCGACGGTGGGATACGGTGGGGTCGTGTCTTTTTGGCGCATCTTGAGTATCTTTTAACTACCTGTAAATCCACTTGTTGTACTCCGTACTGGTGTTTTTGAATCTTCTGTAAATCTACTTATTTCAGTAgagaaaaaaattacaaacttttttGCAGGGTATTACTCCCTCCGCTTTTATTtagtctgcatattagatttgactgaagtcaaactttgcaaaatttgaccaagtttagagAAAATAATATAGACATTTACAATAACAAATTTacatgatgtgaaagtacattcaataaaaCCGATTCCTAGCTGCCCTCCAAAATTTTAAGGTTGCCGAATCTCAAAGAATGCCTCTCAAAACACTCCACCAGAAGACCCATACTTTGGGTACAATTTTCAGTTTTCATAAGGCTTTCCACAACTGTTCTTGAGAAGATGGAGCTCCCACTACCATCCCTTCCTCTAGTCCATGAAGCTCGTTGCAAGTCACAGGAGTATGGTATGATGATTTTACAGTGTAGGTTCCCGAATTTTTCAAGGCCCATGCCAAAGTATCTTCCCCCTCCTGCAACTCTCTAAGGGATGTTCAGAACCGCATCCGCATGAGGAGGGAAGAGGTTTTTACGGACCATATCGTTGTTCCACCCTCCTGTATATGGATCAATCACGTCCGAGACTATCTCCACCGGGTCGTTACTCAATCCGCCCATTGGCATAAGCCTGACAATATTTGGGATCCATTTATTCGTTAATGTGAAGATAGATGATCCATCACTAACACG
Proteins encoded in this window:
- the LOC123058690 gene encoding uracil phosphoribosyltransferase — protein: MPSPATATAAAAGAPLHRRPCAPRRLVQASYCSLASRALVEPARHAAPAPLLVRRPRPSLAVARAASPDAATGSSRSPASGGQMLVFVPPHPLIKHWVSVLRNEQTPCAVFRSAMAELGRLLIYEACRDWLPTITGEIQTPVAVSSVEFIDPREPVMVVPILRAGLALAENASSILPATKTYHLGLRRDEETLQPSVYLNNLPEKIPEGTRVLVIDPMLATGGTIVAAIDLLVDRGVTSKQIKVVSAVAAPPALQKLSNKFPGLHVYAGMIDSEVDERGYIVPGLGDAGDRSFNT